A region of Candidatus Neomarinimicrobiota bacterium DNA encodes the following proteins:
- a CDS encoding SCO family protein: MLNRPITLALVMIGILSLAIADPVSAQISAKNPQELQKIDVDEHLGETIPLDLEFTDHNGNTVTLEKYFRKDKPVLLTLAYYECPMLCTLVLNGISKTVDSLSWTPGKDYQIVTVSIDPRETAELAKAKHDLYLEQLDKQVSGDDWAFLVGEESQSKKLADALGFNYYYVEDKDIYAHPAVSYVLTEKGKISRYLYGINFKKKNLRLALTEGSEGEVGTITDKVLLYCYQYNPDADGYVLVAENVMKLGGALTVVILGSVLGVFWWREKHKDPQEYREQEVVREEVQEKV, encoded by the coding sequence ATGTTGAATCGACCGATAACTCTCGCACTTGTGATGATTGGAATACTGTCTCTGGCGATTGCGGATCCCGTTTCGGCACAAATTTCGGCAAAGAATCCGCAGGAGCTCCAGAAGATAGACGTAGACGAACATCTCGGGGAAACGATTCCACTGGATCTTGAATTTACCGATCACAACGGTAATACTGTTACGCTGGAAAAATACTTCCGGAAGGATAAGCCTGTATTATTGACGCTGGCATATTACGAATGTCCCATGCTCTGCACCCTGGTATTGAATGGTATTAGCAAGACCGTAGACAGTCTCTCATGGACGCCGGGGAAAGATTATCAGATTGTGACGGTGAGTATCGATCCGCGGGAGACGGCGGAGCTGGCCAAGGCGAAACACGATCTCTATCTGGAGCAGCTGGATAAGCAGGTGAGCGGTGATGACTGGGCATTTCTGGTGGGTGAAGAGAGTCAATCCAAAAAGCTGGCCGACGCCCTTGGATTCAATTATTACTACGTGGAAGACAAGGATATTTACGCCCATCCGGCCGTGTCATACGTGCTGACTGAAAAAGGCAAAATCTCCCGCTATCTCTATGGCATTAATTTTAAGAAAAAGAATCTCCGGTTGGCACTCACTGAGGGATCGGAAGGCGAAGTCGGCACGATTACGGATAAGGTTTTGCTGTACTGTTACCAGTACAACCCCGACGCAGATGGGTATGTCCTGGTGGCCGAAAACGTGATGAAGCTTGGCGGAGCGCTGACGGTCGTGATTCTCGGCTCGGTGCTCGGCGTCTTCTGGTGGCGGGAAAAGCACAAGGATCCGCAGGAGTATAGAGAACAGGAAGTTGTAAGAGAAGAGGTACAGGAAAAGGTGTAA
- the coxB gene encoding cytochrome c oxidase subunit II: MDTTGTFWMPQGSSTIAGEVDALFYFILWASVFFFLLVVGLSIYFIMKYRRREGREEATSHIDYNIKLEAIWTIIPIILVVIVFVWGFKTYMKMQIVPRDAIEIKVTGRQWMWLFDYPNGSNSINELVVPVDQPVKLTLSSEDVIHSFYIPQFRIKQDVLPSRYTIAWFEATNTGEYDLYCAEFCGKGHSEMLATVRVVSQEQYASFLEGAGVEGGEGMSLEQVGKQVYTSRACNTCHSIDGSPNVGPTFQNAYGHEVQLQDGSTVTVDENYIRESILEPKAKVVEGFQPVMPTFQGLVSERQIDGIIAYLKSLSEVEDMSEASEEEQTE; encoded by the coding sequence ATGGACACAACCGGAACATTTTGGATGCCGCAGGGATCGTCGACCATTGCCGGCGAAGTGGACGCCCTGTTTTACTTTATCCTGTGGGCCTCGGTCTTTTTCTTCCTGCTGGTGGTCGGACTTTCCATCTATTTCATCATGAAGTACCGACGCCGCGAGGGCAGAGAGGAAGCCACCTCGCACATCGATTACAACATTAAGCTCGAGGCCATCTGGACGATCATCCCGATTATCCTGGTGGTCATCGTCTTCGTCTGGGGATTTAAAACCTACATGAAGATGCAGATTGTCCCCAGAGATGCCATCGAAATTAAGGTCACCGGGCGCCAGTGGATGTGGCTGTTCGATTATCCCAATGGGTCAAATAGTATTAATGAACTCGTGGTACCGGTGGATCAGCCGGTAAAACTGACGCTCTCGTCGGAGGATGTGATTCACAGCTTTTACATCCCGCAATTCCGGATTAAGCAGGACGTGCTGCCCAGCAGATATACCATTGCCTGGTTCGAGGCGACCAACACGGGCGAATACGATCTCTACTGTGCAGAGTTCTGTGGCAAGGGCCACTCCGAAATGCTCGCAACCGTCCGGGTCGTGTCGCAGGAACAGTACGCTTCGTTCCTGGAAGGCGCCGGCGTTGAAGGCGGCGAAGGGATGTCGCTGGAGCAGGTCGGGAAGCAGGTCTATACCAGCCGGGCGTGCAACACCTGTCATTCCATCGATGGGAGTCCCAACGTAGGCCCGACATTTCAAAACGCTTACGGTCATGAGGTACAACTGCAAGACGGGTCAACAGTGACTGTTGACGAAAACTATATCAGGGAATCGATTCTGGAGCCGAAGGCAAAAGTGGTAGAGGGATTCCAGCCGGTGATGCCCACGTTCCAGGGACTGGTAAGCGAGCGTCAGATCGATGGGATTATTGCTTATCTGAAATCGTTAAGTGAAGTTGAAGATATGAGTGAAGCCTCAGAAGAAGAGCAAACAGAATGA
- a CDS encoding integrase core domain-containing protein, translated as KQELRRWVNWYNLVKPHKGLEGKTPMEQLIDYFYPDDL; from the coding sequence CAAACAGGAACTGCGGCGCTGGGTGAATTGGTATAACTTGGTGAAACCGCATAAAGGCCTCGAGGGGAAGACGCCGATGGAGCAATTAATCGACTATTTTTACCCAGACGATCTGTAA